From a region of the Salminus brasiliensis chromosome 4, fSalBra1.hap2, whole genome shotgun sequence genome:
- the frmd6 gene encoding FERM domain-containing protein 6, with the protein MNKLTFHNNKTMQDRRCVCVFLPNDETLNVIVTVKTLCQELLVQVCDLLRLKDCHLFGLTVVQNNEHIYMELGQKLSKYCPKEWKREASRGIDQFGPPMIVHFRAQYYVENGRLISDRTARYYYYWHLRKQVLQSQCVQREEAYFLLAAFALQADLGNFKRNKHFGSYFQPEAYFPSWVITKRGREYILRHIPNMHKEQFALTASEAQLKYIKEAALLDDVTVHYYRLYKDKKELEASLTLGLTLRGIQIFQNVGMVRQLLYDFPWTNVGKLVFVGKRFEILPDGLPSARKLIYYTGCPVRSRHLLQLLSNSHRLYMNLQPVLKQVRRLEENEEKKQYRESYISDALELDMEQLEQRSRASGSSMGSVSRQKRFSRHSTTSHGSSHTSGIDTDSFRTPAHTPHRPLRTHSSSNTSHASTHTSGIESSGKERCLDDEEIEMLVDDPKDYEELHELALDLSQDLCIHITEDMLTSAQSNGYSGLVVKEVSSSTSSSSETVVKMRGQSIESLPQTVSDRKSQNSTDRHSQSLDDVRLYQRNCQEWAELCQDTAHSYTFGCAEDLSDGCGYQGLAEQCAGIRDNQHPYPIKRTNKYFSLDLTTEEVPEFVV; encoded by the exons ATGAACAAATTGACGTTCCACAACAACAAGACCATGCAGGACCgccgttgtgtgtgtgtgtttctccctAACGATGAAACACTTAACGTCATCGTCACT GTGAAGACTTTGTGTCAGGAGttgttggtgcaggtgtgtgaTCTGCTCCGGCTGAAGGACTGTCACCTGTTCGGCCTCACTGTTGTACAGA ACAATGAGCACATCTATATGGAGCTGGGACAGAAGCTGTCAAAATACTGTCCGAAGGAGTGGAAACGAGAGGCAAGCAgg GGAATTGATCAGTTTGGACCTCCAATGATTGTACACTTCAGAGCTCAGTATTATGTGGAGAATGGCAGGCTTATCAG TGATCGTACGGCGaggtattattattactggCACTTGCGGAAGCAGGTGTTGCAGTCTCAGTGTGTCCAGCGAGAGGAGGCCTATTTCCTGCTGGCTGCGTTTGCTCTGCAGGCTGACCTGGGAAATTTCAAACGGAACAAGCACTTTGGCTCCTACTTCCAGCCTGAGGCTTACTTCCCTTCCTGG gTCATCACTAAGAGAGGGCGAGAGTATATTCTGCGTCACATTCCCAACATGCATAAGGAACAGTTTGCTCTGACAGCTTCTGAGGCTCAGCTGAAGTACATCAAAGAAGCGGCTCTCCTAGACGATGTCACAGTCCACTACTACCGCCTCTACAAG GATAAAAAAGAATTGGAGGCCTCTCTCACTCTGGGACTCACACTGCGTGGGATCCAGATCtttcag AATGTGGGCATGGTGCGGCAACTCCTGTATGACTTCCCCTGGACGAATGTGGGCAAGCTCGTATTTGTG ggGAAGAGGTTTGAGATCTTACCTGATGGCCTGCCCTCTGCCAGAAAGCTCATCTACTACACCGGCTGTCCTGTTCGTTCCCGCCACCTCCTACAGTTGCTTAGCAACAGCCACCGCCTATACATGAATCTTCAGCCTGTACTTAAGCAGGTCCGGCGCCTAGAGGAGAACGAAG agaAGAAGCAGTATCGAGAGTCGTATATCAGTGATGCTCTGGAGCTGGACATGGAACAGCTGGAGCAACGTTCTCGCGCGAGTGGCAGCAGCATGGGGAGTGTCTCACGGCAGAAACGCTTCTCACGACACTCCACAACCAGCCACGGCAGCTCACACACCTCAGGCATCGACACAGACAGTTTCCgcactccagcacacacacctcATCGGCCACTAcgcacacactcctcctccaaCACAAGCCATGCCAGCACACACACGTCTGGCATTGAGAGCAGTGGCAAGGAGCGGTGCCTGGATGATGAGG AGATTGAGATGTTGGTTGATGACCCTAAAGATTATGAGGAGCTGCATGAGTTAGCATTGGATCTCAGTCAGGACCTATGCATTCACATCACTGAGGACATGCTAACGTCTGCCCAAAGCAACGGATACTCTG GTTTAGTTGTGAAGGAAGTGAGCTCCTCAACATCTAGTTCTTCTGAGACTGTGGTGAAGATGAGAGGCCAAAGCATTGAATCCCTTCCTCAG ACTGTGTCAGACAGGAAGTCTCAGAACTCAACGGATCGTCACAGCCAATCATTGGATGATGTTCGTCTATACCAGAGAAATTGCCAGGAGTGGGCAGAGCTCTGTCAAGACACTGCCCACAGTTACACGTTTGGGTGTGCTGAGGACCTAAGTGATGGCTGCGGCTACCAGGGACTCGCAGAACAGTGTGCTGGTATCCGTGACAACCAGCACCCTTACCCCATCAAACGAACCAACAAGTACTTCTCCCTGGACCTGACCACGGAGGAGGTGCCTGAGTTTGTTGTGTGA
- the LOC140554171 gene encoding snaclec coagulation factor IX/factor X-binding protein subunit B3-like, with protein sequence MKVWIVPVLLCAAFTLQITEGAAVISPKEAAEISPENVVEISPGEVIESSPEEAAEINAEEADVTEHEQNLNEPLGLDVKQASEPRDSVSGRAVICPPGWFGHRSRCYLLVKTTNSWLNAEAYCVNNQASLASVQNPDEHHFLQSLLTVSGTSVAWIGAYNFLNTWKWIDRAGFYYTNWQSQSSVSSAPCAYMRSTGGWSNTNCATAYAFFCSMKPSTC encoded by the exons ATGAAAGTTTGGATTGTGCCTGTGTTGCTGTGCGCTGCCTTCACACTGCAGATCACAG AGGGGGCAGCTGTGATTTCCCCAAAGGAGGCCGCTGAGATTTCTCCAGAAAACGTTGTTGAGATTTCTCCAGGGGAGGTCATTGAGAGTTCTCCAGAGGAGGCTGCTGAGATTAATGCAGAGGAGGCTGATGTGACTGAGCATGAGCAGAACCTGAATGAACCTTTAG GTTTGGATGTAAAGCAGGCTAGTGAACCACGTGACTCTGTTTCAG GACGAGCAGTGATCTGTCCACCTGGCTGGTTTGGACATAGATCACGCTGTTATCTTCTTGTGAAGACGACAAATTCATGGCTTAATGCCGAG GCCTACTGTGTAAATAACCAGGCTAGTCTGGCATCTGTGCAAAATCCTGATGAACATCACTTCCTCCAGAGTTTGCTTACGGTGTCTGGCACCTCAGTCGCTTGGATTGGTGCCTACAACTTCCTG AACACATGGAAGTGGATAGACAGGGCTGGGTTCTACTACACTAACTGGCAGTCCCAAAGCAGTGTGTCCAGCGCCCCCTGTGCCTACATGAGATCCACGG GTGGCTGGTCAAACACAAATTGTGCAACTGCATATGCCTTTTTCTGTTCTATGAAACCTTCCACCTGCTGA